From Coccinella septempunctata chromosome 4, icCocSept1.1, whole genome shotgun sequence, a single genomic window includes:
- the LOC123312447 gene encoding elongation of very long chain fatty acids protein 6-like, giving the protein MEKSNYSFVFKFESDFDELKAQAWMRDRWTDVFYYDLIYLSVIFSIRSFMKDRTPYRMKIPLVIWNVFLASFSIMGTVRTVPELVHTLTTRGIQSSICDKSFNTTDEVTRVWSFLFVLSKVLELFDTVFVVLRKHPLILLHWYHHITTLVYCWWTYTDMVSTGRWFYVMNFFIHSLMYSYYALRGLGYKIPKQVSICITSLQILQMMVGCLVNVYGLIQIQKGIECETTHLNIFFSLVLYLSFFILFVHFFLNTYSKEKKIDPKKRQ; this is encoded by the coding sequence ATGGAAAAATCCAACTATTCTTTCGTTTTCAAATTCGAATCCGATTTCGATGAACTGAAAGCTCAAGCTTGGATGAGAGATCGTTGGACTGATGTTTTCTACTACGATTTAATCTATCTTTCAGTGATCTTTTCAATCAGGAGTTTCATGAAGGATCGGACGCCTTATAGAATGAAGATACCCTTAGTGATTTGGAACGTATTTCTAGCCTCTTTCAGTATAATGGGAACCGTAAGAACAGTACCGGAGCTTGTACATACCCTGACAACTAGAGGAATTCAAAGTTCGATCTGTGATAAATCGTTCAACACTACGGATGAAGTGACCAGAGTATGGAGTTTCCTGTTCGTGCTCAGCAAAGTTCTGGAGCTCTTCGACACAGTTTTTGTGGTACTCAGAAAACACCCACTCATACTTCTCCATTGGTACCATCATATAACAACCCTTGTTTACTGCTGGTGGACCTACACAGATATGGTTTCAACTGGTCGTTGGTTCTATGTGATGAACTTCTTCATTCATTCGCTCATGTATTCTTACTATGCGCTACGTGGTCTTGGTTACAAAATTCCGAAACAGGTGTCCATATGCATAACTTCCCTTCAGATATTGCAGATGATGGTTGGATGTCTAGTGAATGTTTACGGTTTGATCCAGATCCAGAAGGGAATTGAATGTGAAACCactcatttgaatattttcttttcgttaGTTCTgtatttgagttttttcattttgtttgttCACTTTTTCCTCAACACTTAttcgaaagagaaaaaaattgaccCGAAAAAGAGACAATGA
- the LOC123312448 gene encoding elongation of very long chain fatty acids protein 6-like, translated as MTVSNYSFVFNFESDFDEMKAVAWMKEHWTDSFYYGLFYLIVIFKLKNFMENRAAYRLKVPLVLWNTFLAVFSVVGTFRSLPELLHTLRMGGIHQSICDRSFALSDEVTRVWVFLFVLSKGLELFDTVFIVLRKHPLIFLHWYHHISTVVYAWWGYAEVISTARLFYVMNFFVHSLMYSYYALRGLGYKIPKQVSITITTIQILQMIVGCLVNSYTLIQIQKGNKCETSVLNVTISLILYFSVFILFVKYFRSTYIHGSKEKKG; from the coding sequence ATGACAGTATCAAATTATTCCTTTGTTTTCAACTTCGAATCCGATTTTGATGAGATGAAGGCGGTGGCTTGGATGAAAGAACATTGGACAGACAGCTTCTACTACGGTTTATTCTATCTTATAGTGATCTTCAAACTGAAGAATTTCATGGAAAATCGGGCAGCTTACAGATTGAAGGTACCTTTGGTGCTTTGGAACACGTTTCTCGCAGTTTTCAGTGTGGTAGGAACATTTAGATCTCTACCGGAACTGTTGCACACCCTGAGAATGGGTGGAATTCACCAGTCCATCTGTGATAGATCATTTGCTCTATCAGACGAAGTAACTAGGGTATGGGTGTTCTTGTTCGTGCTCAGCAAAGGTCTGGAGCTTTTTGACACAGTGTTTATTGTCCTCAGAAAACACCCACTCATTTTTCTTCATTGGTACCATCATATATCGACTGTTGTGTACGCTTGGTGGGGTTATGCAGAGGTGATATCAACTGCTCGTTTGTTCTACGTTATGAACTTTTTTGTTCACTCTCTTATGTATTCATACTACGCTCTACGAGGCCTTGGTTATAAAATTCCGAAACAGGTATCCATAACCATCACTACCATTCAAATACTGCAGATGATCGTTGGATGCCTAGTTAATAGTTACACTTTGATACAGATCCAGAAGGGGAATAAATGTGAAACCTCTGTTCTGAATGTCACCATTTCTTTAATTCTGTATTTCagtgtttttattttattcgttAAGTACTTCCGTTCCACATATATTCATGGGAGTAAAGAAAAGAAGGGATAA